CCAAGGCAACCTTCCCTGCTACCAATGCGAAAAGAGTATCGTCTTTGCCTCTTCCTACATTTTTGCCAGGTAAAATCTTCGTTCCTCTCTGCCTCACAAGGATTGTGCCGCAATTGACACTTTGACCACTAAAGCGCTTCACACCAAGACGTTTTCCTGCACTGTCGC
Above is a genomic segment from Candidatus Schekmanbacteria bacterium containing:
- a CDS encoding 50S ribosomal protein L27 — encoded protein: MAHKKAGGSSSNGRDSAGKRLGVKRFSGQSVNCGTILVRQRGTKILPGKNVGRGKDDTLFALVAGKVALEWVSKGKKRISVYPTEN